From the Salvelinus namaycush isolate Seneca unplaced genomic scaffold, SaNama_1.0 Scaffold237, whole genome shotgun sequence genome, the window CGGCTCCTGTCCAGCACACGGACGGAGCTCAACGCGGCACTAGGGATGTATAGCTCGCCCTACGCTGCCGCGGCCGCCGCCAGCCAGAACTATGCCAGCTACTTCCCCTACAGCGCCGAGCCTTCCGCTGCTATCTACTCATCTCTGGTACATCCCGTTTAATCTAATAGTGGATGGGGGTGGCTGGGATGTGATCGATCAAGATGGATGCTGATCAAAATTACTCTCCAAGTATTTCGTTATTGAAATTACTTTGAGTAGCATGTCTGCCTGATAGATGGGTCGAATAGACTTTGCAGTTTTAAAAATACTCATATTTAGGCTACCAGTAgcctattatgtttcaatttgGAAGGGAGTAAAGTAGCACACAATTTACATAAACTTATTTAGAAACAAATAAAGTTACCTAAGTGCTTCATAAAGTTGTTTTGTTATTTCAGAATCCACAGTATGAAATGAAGGATGGCACAGGCACTCTGCATTCTGGCATAAGTCAACCTGCCACCTACTATCCTTATGACCACTCACTGGGCCAGTACCAATATGACAGGTATGGAACCCCACACATTCCTTATCTGTAGTGCATCAGCTCAGCTATTCCTTGTTAGTGTAATAAAGCCATATAGCACCCTGTTATGCATGAGTAATAACTTACATTCAAGGAATCTCACACCTCCAGAGCAAAAGTCACAATTTATGCAGCTCTATACTGCTAGATAGAGCAGAGCTGTATAGTCTATTTTTCAGACAACACTCCAGGAGTGCCATGGGTCTGGGTGAATAGTTTATGAGTTTATATGCTAACGTTGCTAACGGCTAATGTGTTGTCTGCTATTACTACCAGGTATGGGACTATGGACTTTAATGGGTCAGCCAGGAGGAAGAATGCCACACGTGAGACCACCAGTACCCTGAAGACATGGCTGTACGAGCACAGGAAAAATCCCTACCCCACCAAGGGGGAGAAGATCATGCTGGCCATCATCACCAAAATGACCCTCACCCAAGTTTCCACCTGGTTCGCCAACGCCAGGAGGAGGCTAAAGAAGGAGAAcaagatgacctggtctccaaaGAATAAGGCTGGGGACGACAGGAAGGACGACCTGGATAAAAGTGACCAAGACTGTGTCACCAAAGGTACacatcctcttccctcttccGTCTAGCAAAGCATATTAAAAAACATCTTAGAGTTTTGCACAACGATTTACAGTAGCTTGCTTCCTCTTAAACTAATCCACATCACCTACAATAACACAGTCAATAACACGATTTACAGTAGCTTGCTTCCTCTTAAACTAATCCACATCACCTACAATAACACAGTCAATAACACGATTTACAGTAGCTTGCTTCCTCTTAAACTAATCCACATCACCTACAATAACACAGTCAATAACACGATTTACAGTAGCTTGCTTCCTCTTAAACTAATCCACATCACCTACAATAACACAGTCAATAACACGATTTACGGTAGCTTGCTTCCTCTTAAACTAATCCACATCACCTACAATAACACAGTCAATAACACGATTTACAGTAGCTTGCTTCCTCTTAAACTAATCCACATCACCTACAATAACAAAAATATGTGAATTGATTAAAATGACAGCTTCTGCTCCTGAATAtcactactatttcacatgtcaTGTTGTGTGTATTTGACAATTCAGATTCCAGTGAAAATGATACTGCTTCTACTCCTAATATCACCAGTAATATTCCTGTATATTTCATCATTCAGATTCCAGTGAGTGTAAAGATGAGAAAGACCTTAATCTGAGTGACCTAGAGGACATGGAGGACGAGGACTGTGACAAGCTGGACAGTGACTGTGAGAAGATGGCCCCCAGGGGCCCCGAGGAACAACAGGACCTCCACAGGGCCATGTCCGGTGGTGGTGTTGGCCCTGGAGGCCCTCCAAAGAGAGACTGCAGCTCAGAGCTCTCCCTCTCCTTGCCCAACAGCTTCCACCACTCATTCCCATGTGGTATCAGGAGCCTACCCGCCCTGCCCTCTCTACCCGCCATGCCGTCGGACTTCCTTGATCCACTGGTGACGTCCAAGCCCccgtccaccaccaccaccatccccacgGGCACTCACACTGTGTCCCTGTCACACTTCGAGGTGTCGGACCGGGACAAGCCGAGGATCTGGTCTCTGGCGCGTACAGCGGCCACGGGGGTCATCCTGGGCTCTGCTCACCACGGGGCCCCAGAGCTCCGGACAGGGAGCATGCTGGGAGACTGCCAGCTACAGGGGACCAGGCTACCAGTGACTGGTACCGGACAGTGTGGGCCCCTCAGGGGCCTCCAGGATCCTACTAACATATCCAATGCTGAGAACCCTTTCCAGGAGGGCCCCTTGTTGCAATCTAAGGTCTATAGTGCAGGCAGCTACAACCACAAGGCCCTCCAACTGCACTGTTCCTCCTATCCTGCGCTTTCAGACTCATGCCAGTACTCCACTATCGAAGGTATGTACGTGTTGTGAAACTTGTGTTCAATTTTGAACGATTGTAATTGTGAAATTACCAGTGTAAAGATATACAATATTGAAATGTGTTTCAGAAATGCACATCTCTTTCACTACTATCAAAAATAATATTGACAAATAAATGGCTATACAATGCAATATTACCTGGCTGCAGCAAGTTTTTTACAGTGTGGTTTCTGTTGTTGTCTAGGATTCTCCAGTGGGAAGGCAGAGACAGAGCCCTCGGAACTCAGTGACACATGTGTGACCCTGCAGGATGACAAGGTCACTGCCTTCAGACCTGTGATGAAGAGGTGAGGAAGGTgagccttcacacacacacacacacacacacacacacacacacacacacacacacacacacacacacacacacacacacacacacacacacacacacacacacacacacacacacacacacacacacacacacacacacacacacacacacacacattcaacttGTATATTATTCAACAAAGCATCTAACCATCATCTGCTAATCCAATCATTTGGATTACACCAGTTGTACTGAAACTTTTCTCTACTAACACAGGTATTACATATGTGATCTTGTCTATAAAGTGAATATGTTATTGGATTACCTGAAGACATATGTCAGTCTATAGTTAAGCAAATACTTCTACATTTGACTAATGATTTTATATTAGAAGGTATGTTCTTTTACGAGGCTTGATATTGTAATAGATATCAATAATTAACgagtttttcttttttctctctcttccccttagGTTGATGGACACGCAGTCATTACACAGTGGGACTTTTATTTAGCCGGTATTAGGCTATGCACTATAAAGACTTGGGATGACGAGCATCGGACATCCTACCTACCTTACACCTGGGAACCGCGGCGCTCCGCAGTCAAAGCTCGATGAGCCCTGTCCAAACTGTGGAAGCTGCCATCATTTTGCACAACGTTGTTTTTATGGTGTTGACGATGACTTTATGCAAGACTTTCAAATGCAACGGTATGGGAACTGACGGTCAATTCATGATGTATGCAATGGGCAATCGTAGTGTAgcaatgttatttatttatttgtgtatttattatttgaTTCCTCATCTGTTCATGTATTTATTTCGTATGTGTCATTTCAATATTTTGTTACATGTATGTATTGTTTCAACTGTGGTTGTGTGCTATTTTTACCTGATTTAAGGGAGAACTACTTAGCTTGTTGTTGGTCTTTCTGTTCGCTAAAAGAGTGGGATTTATTGAGTTGGGATCGGAAttgtctattgtgtgtgtgtcgaCCTGGAGAAATTGTTGATTGTGGTGTGTTCATCTCAAAGATAATTGTGAGCTTATTCTGTGTTTGCCATTCATGAAATATTTTATAAGAATGAATTTTTTAAAGAACTCCTCGTTTTTGGGTAAATATTATTTCCAGAAACTTAACATTGGTTTAATCGGCCAATTAAAACCTTTGAGACTGTTGCACTAGATCAAAGTTGATCTTCTTAACGTGGAGAATAATAGTGGAACATTGTTGGAAGGTCATAATTCAGTAGAGAACGTGAATGAACGTTACAAGGCCAGGAAGAAAGGGGACAGCATCTCTCCATTGTAATTATCCAATCAGTTCTGGCATCAAACACTTTGTTACTGTTCAGACAAGCAACGAGGAAGGAATACGGGATGAATGCCGCTTTGTCCGCTGTGTAGGGAGCCGCTGCAATAACTTACTTGTGTTAATTAAAAGGTCATTTGTAGTATCAAACCCATAAGGGAACATTCACATGGTTTGTGTGGGTAAGACTTTGGTTCTACTGTTTTTGCCTGGCCCTTTTCATTCATAACTGATTGATATAACACATGAGTATTAGCACAAGTATTAGGCCTGTGAGTAAAACTAAGCAATTGGTCATCATGCGTAAAACTACTAACACGAAAGCACTGGTTTCTTATTCCTTTCAACTTGAACTTTGAAGTAAGTTATTTTCAGAAAATTATAAGAAAGTTCATAGTTTATATTTTACATGATTATGGGCATGACATGTAGTATCGCATAGCATATTGCTCACTCCACAGTAGAAAACTCGAAAAACTTTTAAACAAAATGTTGTTGAAAACACTCAAATGCAATGCAGAAATGTGGGCCTAGTCTGAGATGGATATTGTGCAGACTTTATTATCAGAGGACCAAAAGAAAATGCTACCTCATAAACCAAAATAACGGTGTGACCTGCTGCGAATGACCCACAGCTTAGAGGCATGCAAATGAAGCCACCAAAAGATAAACGTTATTGCAGGTCGGATTTGGAGGATTAGAGCTTGTAATAAGAATATTCGTTCTCGTATTAGGTCTATTGAAACGGGCTGTGGTCAACGTTTTAGGCCCGGCCTATGGATGGGGATGGGGGACCCCTCAGTAATATATGCAATGATGTGACTTCAATGTAACAGGGTTCGGCGTAATTCCCTAGGAAATATCGTGATGAGGAATTATGATGACAATAATAACATCATATTTTGAGATCTTTATTCCAATCGTCTCCTCTCAGTCTCTTATGAATTAAGCTGGTATGGTCTTTACAATGGACTTTGCATTTAGTAATCAAATTATAAAcatacaggtaggcctagacCTATTGCGTTgtccacacacacaaaatagaCCTACATAGAGGCCTGCGTAATAACAATGTCGTTACGTTTATTTCTGTTTATCGACTATGACTGAGCATTTTAAATAACATAAAACCTCCTCTGTAACTTACAGATAAGCAGAAGACACACACTTTGATCAACTCTTAAAAACACTTTTAGAAAATCTAATACCTGTCATCAAATGGGCCTACTTTGCCACACTATTCAGGACAATTAATCTATTTCCATCTCTTCATATAGACAACCTTCCCTTCAAAATAAATCAAAGGAACTTTTTGCCCACGAGGCCAGATAGAATGAAGGTGCGTGATGAACATCTGCTGACAGTTCAGATACGTGGTTTTATTTTATTAAAGGTCAACCGACCGTGATTTCAGATTATCCATCCAGATCACCAATTCAATGCAATCTGTCCATACAGCCAGGCGAGATATGTTTCGGCAAATCTCTCTAAACATAATCTTGGGGAATCATATTCCGAATACTCTTTTGATTAAACAAATCTGAGCCTGGGCATGATGAGCGAATAACATGGACACAAATTTAATGATCCCGGTATTAATGTTTAATGAAAAAAAATGGGTTTTGCATATTCATTGTGCTGCCAAGATAATATTGCGTCATGTTTTGGATGTCATGGATGACAGCTCTCTGCTAGGACTACTAGTCTGTTATGTGTGATTTTTCTCCGTTATAGATTCATACAGACCTCAAGTCGTTAACAAAAACAAGATGCGTCCATTAGGCTATTTGATCGAGGACATTAAGACAATATTATCTCCCTAGTCTCGTTTAATAATACGTCTATTACTTACCATATAGACACGCGTCTCACCGATGGATCCCCATACATTAAGATGTGGGCTATAGCTGTGTATTAAATATTTTGCGGAAAGTTAATTAAAACGGGGGTTGTAAGGAAAAGCTGCCAAACGT encodes:
- the LOC120038728 gene encoding iroquois-class homeodomain protein IRX-6-like yields the protein MSFSQFGYPYSATSQFFVSANPSTTCCDSISRSVSDGTSGTQTPATFCCPSYENRLLSSTRTELNAALGMYSSPYAAAAAASQNYASYFPYSAEPSAAIYSSLNPQYEMKDGTGTLHSGISQPATYYPYDHSLGQYQYDRYGTMDFNGSARRKNATRETTSTLKTWLYEHRKNPYPTKGEKIMLAIITKMTLTQVSTWFANARRRLKKENKMTWSPKNKAGDDRKDDLDKSDQDCVTKDEKDLNLSDLEDMEDEDCDKLDSDCEKMAPRGPEEQQDLHRAMSGGGVGPGGPPKRDCSSELSLSLPNSFHHSFPCGIRSLPALPSLPAMPSDFLDPLVTSKPPSTTTTIPTGTHTVSLSHFEVSDRDKPRIWSLARTAATGVILGSAHHGAPELRTGSMLGDCQLQGTRLPVTGTGQCGPLRGLQDPTNISNAENPFQEGPLLQSKVYSAGSYNHKALQLHCSSYPALSDSCQYSTIEGFSSGKAETEPSELSDTCVTLQDDKVTAFRPVMKR